The nucleotide window aatgaagaaaaaaataatcatGGTTAATAAATGTGATTGTGGTTCCTCAGCTGAGATCTGAGAAGAAAGCAACAcaaaaaaagacaacaaaaaaaaatgaaaaatcgaaATGATGCACTTTGATACCAACATGTGAACTTGTTCGTTAATCCTTTCAGTATCATCAATGAGAGAATGATATTTGTTCATTGGTGAGAACATTTGTCCTTACAAATTGCTTCCGATATGGGATACGCTTCAGAAAATCCAACAACAACTTCCAAACCCAAACCCGCCTTAAGTTCTTGACCACAAAGGGAGACCTGAAATCTAGCATATTATAAGATGAATCAGAAGTAAATAAATAATGGAGGTAGAGGAAAATAAGAATTTTTATATCAAGTTTCTCTCTTTGAACTAGTAAATGAATTTTTAAGCTTAGGTTTTTGATATTCAGGGAAACAAATAAGAGTTTGGTTATTTTATTCAGcaatgaaaaataattttcacCTATTTGTTGAACTAGTGGACTAATAAGAGTATTGTAGCAATCACAAGCTGCAATTCATTGATATTCATGTTTTTTGCATTATCCCAGATGATAGATACAGTTGTGCTTCATAGTTTattctaattttatttgtttcaattcattaaatTTTAACCATTTGGGAAGTATAGTTAATTGATCAGATTCATGTTTAGTTTCCCCTGCTGAACTAAATGTGATTAATTTACCCAAAATGTTTGAATTCAAAACTGGTTTCTCTATCTGTTATCATATctacatttgaaaataaaaaattgattttgagagaAACcggtttttaaagaaaataaaaaattggttttgagaTACTAATTTTAAACCGTTTTTTAAAATGGTTTATATGAGAAACCGATTTAGAACCGAACCAATCCACATGTAAaccggttttaaaaaaattaatcagttttaaaaaaatggttttaagATCTAAACCAAATcatatatatggttcaatttggtttggttattgATTCATGCACATCCCTAGAGACAAAGTTgaagaatttgaaaaataaaattagttttgaacCAATCAATGCAAACCGAGTTGCTTCATAATGAAAagtgaaacaaaataaaaaatagtaatcaAATATGATAACTAtgataatttgatttaaaaaataaattttggacGTAATTTACTCCGGATTAATGAGCTATaggataaagaaaaagaaaaaaaatgttaaaattatatttttcattaccattaattttcttatatctataacaatatataaagGGGATACATCCTTTTGGGCTGACCTATTTTACTTCCTAAAATaccctttattttctttttttaatatataaaataaatacaatttaaaaataatagtgtTCTCAATAACTTCCACCAGTTATTCATGGAAAAGGTTTATAAGTTAATAACtcctatctttttttttttgaccaaagcaaaactaacttctttcattcaacaaaatagtttcaatacaaggaggtattTGATAAACGTAACTACGTCGGGACCAAGAATTGGTCGCCTTTGTTAAACAATGAGCAACCATATTTGCTTGACGCCTAACAAACTCTACCTCGAAGTTtggaaaatcaattaacaaacgtTTAATAGAACGAATAATATAGCTAAACTCGGAACTTCCGACAATATTGGATTGGATAGCTTGCACCACCTTTTGCGAGTCACTTGCAAAAACTATATGATCGAGATTAAAAGCTAAAGCTCCTTGGATAGCTTCCTTCAAAGCCATTGCCTCTGCTTCTAACACAGATAAAGTACCAACATCCCACGCAACACCCGCCTGAATAAAATTCCCCATATTATCTCGGATGCACCAACCTCTATTGGTAGTTCTTTGACTATTATTGTACCCCGCATCAACATTACACTTGAGCCAACCCAACGAAGGGGGGATCCAATGCTACGGATTAGGGGGGCAACCTCTCTATCCTGAAAATTTTGAGCCAAAAACCAATCCTGCCATCTGTGAAAAGCTAACCAACCAAGCTTTGACGCCTCCTCTTTCTTATTGTTCCAAATAAAGTTATTCCTATTTTGCCATAATGTTTCAATCATAATCGCAAAACGCCCAGCCACCTTTCTATCCACCACACTACAAACTTTCAAAATAAGAGATTTAATGTCATCAGAATGGTTAATAAGAGGTGCGACAGTATCATGCAAATTTGCTGACGTCCAACAAGAATTAGTTCCAGGACACCCGAAAAAAACGTGCCAGTCATCCTCCTCAGAGACCTCACAAAACTGACAAGTAGaaggacaaggaacatgatgttGTTTTAGCCGAACCCGGGAAGGCAAACATCCAGTACAAATCCGACAAGGAACATGATGTTGTTTTATCCGAACCCGGGGTGGCGCAAGGATAGACCACAAACCTTGACAATTAACCTCATGATTCTCCTGGATATAACACTTCTTTATACTCTTCCAAACTCGATACCCTGACCGGACACTATACTGACCATCTTTTTCTTCCGTCCACACCAATCTATCTGCAATAACATCCTCCACAAGCGGTACAAAAATAATTTCCTCCGCTCCTACACAATCAAATAAATCGCGAATCACTCCCATATTCCACTGTTTAACGTTTGGAAGCATCAAGTCCTTAACAACTAAATCATAGATACCTTGTTGTTGCAGTCCATGCATACAACCTCTACTTTACCTCGAATCCAAGGTTCGTTCATAACTTTTATTTGGCTACCATCACCTATACTCCACCTACACCCAAAAGTTATCACTTCTCTAACTTTCCAAATACTTCTCCAAACAAAACTAGGATTATAACCAAGATTAGCATCAAGGAAGGTAGTTTTAGGGAAATACCTTGCTTTAAAGAACCTTGACATCAACGCTTGCGTGTTATTCATGAGAAACCAACCTTGTTTTGCTACCATAGCCATATTAAAAGCTCTAAAATCTCTGAATCCAAGACCCCCCCTCTTTCTTGGAGCAAGCTAACTTATCCCAAGCCATCCACCGAATACCATTCCGATTAGAGCCCCCGCACCACCagacaacatcttctcaatgtcacTAATCATCGTTTCAGGAAGAATATCGATACTCATCATATAAGCCGGGATAGCTTGGAGAACCGATTTAATCATGACTTCCTTCCCCGCTTTAGATAATGATCGGCCTTTCCACGAATTAATTCTTCCCCAAATCTGATCTTTGATGAACGCAAAAGTAGCCTTTTTACTTCTACCAATCGTAGAAGGCAAAATAACTCCCATCCTTTATAACTGCAATATCAtttactttgaataacaaatacaTTTTCACTCATTTCTAAATGATTGTTTGGCCACAAAAATTGACAGTGAGTAACATTCAAGACTTTCTACACAACAATTGTGAAACATTCATTCTATAACATGGCGGGGATATATGTACAGTGTAAATATTTTTTCTAATCAATTGTCCATATTTTTCATATGATGTATTTTTTAATCATCATTGTTTGACTTGAATATTACTATAGAGTTTCCAACTAAGATGTAATACTTATGTGTTTTTTCGTTTTCTTCCTTATGCATTTTCATTGTTTGTTTTCCCCCTTTATTTCATTGgtgttaataattatttttatggttgTTTGGCAGACTCCAATTGAACAGATATGGTATAGAAATTAAAATTGGCTTAATTCATAACTGTCTATAGTTATTTCATTTGCATCATGTTCTTCTTCTAGGATTATATTGTATTAAGTTTCCAGTATTGATGTGTTTAAGAATTGTGGAGATTTTTTACCGTTCACTTTGGTAGCATTGAtataattaattagaaaattaTCAATTTTTTCCGGGCATTGATgtaattgattttgtttatttagtTTTTAATGCAGTGATTATGATGATTGAAAGAGGGATTTAAGTAAGTTTGTGAAtggagggagggagggagagagagtaCATGGTGGTAATTGGTTgaagaatttaattggaatacatTGACGGTGTAAATCAATTTTTCAGCGTTGGTGAATCACATCCATTAATTTGTTGAaagtgtttgacttttattttaatttttttaaaaatatataattgagtGGTTGTGATACATTAATAGtacaaaaagttttacactgacagtgcataggAATTAAACTCTTGATTGAACGTATAAAGTTATTTTACACTGtgcatattattttttcttttaattatattagttttgtttcACATTTACTAGATACTAAATCCAAATACATATCACCAATTTTATTACATAAatgattgaaattaaaattaaacaaaaaatatactGTATATTTTTCACACATGTGCACACTAAAAAGCGGGCAAACAAGAGAGACATGTTAACTCAATATAATACTATTTCATGCGTTAACaatacaatttaaattaaatgtttCATATGATTGTGTGTTATAGCTCTATTTTTAATAATGTGATATAcaataaaattctcataaaaaatATACACGTAACTATTTTTCTCTATTGTGCCTATTAAAAAATCGGATAAACGGGCACTCCGTGTCCGTTTAGACACTCGTTATAGATAACTAGTATATAACCCGCGCGTTGCCCGGTAGTCCTGTAGTATATTGTTGTCATtgtttatgaaattttaaattttatcaaaaaaatttattatattgtttcgTTTGTGGAATATTTTTCGaatgattttaattattatatgtagtTTTATAAATACATATTTGAGAAAAAGTTTAATTTTAAGAATAATATAAA belongs to Vicia villosa cultivar HV-30 ecotype Madison, WI unplaced genomic scaffold, Vvil1.0 ctg.002637F_1_1, whole genome shotgun sequence and includes:
- the LOC131639449 gene encoding uncharacterized protein LOC131639449; its protein translation is MAMVAKQGWFLMNNTQALMSRFFKARYFPKTTFLDANLGYNPSFVWRSIWKVREVITFGCRWSIGDGSQIKVMNEPWIRGKVEVVCMDCNNKWNMGVIRDLFDCVGAEEIIFVPLVEDVIADRLVWTEEKDGQYSVRSGYRVWKSIKKCYIQENHEVNCQGLWSILAPPRVRIKQHHVPCRICTGCLPSRVRLKQHHVPCPSTCQFCEVSEEDDWHVFFGCPGTNSCWTSANLHDTVAPLINHSDDIKSLILKVCSVVDRKVAGRFAIMIETLWQNRNNFIWNNKKEEASKLGWLAFHRWQDWFLAQNFQDREAGVAWDVGTLSVLEAEAMALKEAIQGALAFNLDHIVFASDSQKVVQAIQSNIVGSSEFSYIIRSIKRLLIDFPNFELINPE